Proteins from a genomic interval of Neovison vison isolate M4711 chromosome 4, ASM_NN_V1, whole genome shotgun sequence:
- the LOC122904154 gene encoding LOW QUALITY PROTEIN: taste receptor type 2 member 41-like (The sequence of the model RefSeq protein was modified relative to this genomic sequence to represent the inferred CDS: inserted 1 base in 1 codon; substituted 1 base at 1 genomic stop codon): MQPALSAFFRLLFVLLCLLGILANGLIVLVLSREMMRRGRPLPSDMILVSLGASRFCLQXVRMVNSFYYFLYLNEYSSGPARQLIGLHWDFLNSASFWFSSWLSVLFCMKIVNFTHPTFLWLKWRLPGSVLFMASLLISFSITLLFSWGNHAVYQRFLIRKFPGNMTFKQWSRRLEIHYFLPLKLITLSVPCCVFLFSIALLILRRHTGRMQHSAHSPQDPSGQAHTRALKSLISFLILYALSFASLVIDAVGFFSSQSDWYWPWQILTYLGTSVHRYILILSNLQLRGLCKXLLLLARGFRLS; the protein is encoded by the exons ATGCAGCCAGCACTCTCAGCCTTCTTCAGGCTCctctttgtccttctgtgtctcctgGGAATCCTGGCCAATGGCCTCATTGTGCTGGTGCTGAGCAGGGAAATGATGCGGCGTGGGAGGCCGCTTCCCTCTGACATGATTCTCGTTAGCTTGGGTGCCTCTCGCTTCTGCCTGC TGGTTAGAATGGTGAACAGCTTCTACTACTTCCTCTACCTGAATGAGTACAGCAGTGGTCCTGCGCGGCAGCTCATTGGTCTCCACTGGGACTTCCTGAACTCGGCCTCCTTTTGGTTCAGCTCTTGGCTCAGTGTCCTCTTCTGTATGAAGATTGTTAACTTCACCCACCCCACCTTCCTTTGGCTGAAGTGGAGGTTGCCAGGATCAGTGCTCTTCATGGCTTCTCTCCTGATCTCTTTCAGCATCACCCTGCTCTTCTCTTGGGGAAACCACGCTGTGTATCAAagatttttaattagaaaatttcctgggaacatgaccttcAAGCAGTGGAGCAGGAGGCTGGAAATTCACTATTTCTTGCCCCTGAAACTTATCACCTTGTCGGTTCCCTGCTGTGTCTTTCTGTTCTCAATTGCACTGTTGATTCTGAGGCGACACACAGGGAGAATGCAGCACAGCGCCCATAGCCCACAGGACCCCAGTGGCCAGGCTCACACCAGAGCTCTGAAGTCTCTCATCTCCTTCCTCATTCTTTATGCTCTGTCTTTTGCATCCCTGGTCATTGATGCTGTGGGTTTCTTCTCCTCACAGAGTGACTGGTACTGGCCATGGCAGATTTTAACCTACCTGGGCACGTCCGTCCATCGCTACATCCTCATTCTCAGCAACCTCCAGCTTCGAGGGTTGTGCAAGTAGCTACTTCTGTTGGCCAGGGGCTTCCGGCTTTCCTAG